From Larus michahellis chromosome 5, bLarMic1.1, whole genome shotgun sequence, the proteins below share one genomic window:
- the ARL9 gene encoding ADP-ribosylation factor-like protein 9 isoform X1, producing MGRDPRVQGCGGNRLCAPGCRGSSPSAPGCPCAPPGAQRSGATMGSRLRPAALCGAALALAGGAALAAWAWARLRSRVAPPAARHAAADQGKGRSKQILVLGLDGAGKTSILHALATNHVKRSVAPTEGFNAICVNTEESQMEFLEIGGSESLRSYWKMYLPKVLLLIYVVDSADHARLPVAKQLLHQLIQNNSTLPVVVLANKQDLEGAYCITDIHDALALSDLGDERKMFLIGTHVAEDGSEISSSMKDAKELIAQLVLEAQ from the exons ATGGGGCGGGATCCGCGCGTTCAGGGCTGTGGGGGGAACCGCCTCTGCGCGCCGGGCTGCAGGGGGAGCTCCCCGTCTGCGCCCGGGTGTCCCTGCGCGCCGCCGGGCGCCCAGCGGAGCGGGGCTACCATGGGTTCCCGCCTGCGGCCCGCCGCGCTCTGCGGGGCGGCGCTGGCCctggcgggcggcgcggccctgGCGGCCTGGGCCTGGGCCCGCCTGCGGAGTCGGGtcgcgccccccgccgcccgccatgCCGCCGCCGATCAG GGTAAAGGACGCAGCAAGCAGATACTGGTGCTGGGCCTGGATGGGGCCGGGAAGACCAGCATTCTCCATGCCCTGGCAACGAACCATGTCAAGCGCAGCGTGGCTCCTACCGAGGGCTTCAATGCCATCTGTGTCAACACCGAAGAGTCCCAGATGGAGTTCCTGGAGA TCGGGGGCAGTGAATCTCTGCGTTCATACTGGAAGATGTACCTGCCCAAAGTCCTGTTGCTAATCTACGTCGTGGACTCCGCCGATCATGCCCGACTGCCTGTGGCGAAGCAGCTGCTTCATCAACTGATCCAGAACAACTCCACCCTGCCGGTGGTGGTTCTGGCCAACAAGCAG GACCTCGAAGGTGCATATTGCATCACCGATATCCACGATGCTCTGGCACTGTCTGATCTTGGGGACGAGAGGAAGATGTTCTTGATTGGTACCCACGTGGCAGAGGACGGCTCCGAGATCTCCTCCAGCATGAAGGATGCCAAGGAGCTGATAGCGCAGCTGGTTCTGGAAGCACAGTGA
- the ARL9 gene encoding ADP-ribosylation factor-like protein 9 isoform X2 — translation MYLPKVLLLIYVVDSADHARLPVAKQLLHQLIQNNSTLPVVVLANKQDLEGAYCITDIHDALALSDLGDERKMFLIGTHVAEDGSEISSSMKDAKELIAQLVLEAQ, via the exons ATGTACCTGCCCAAAGTCCTGTTGCTAATCTACGTCGTGGACTCCGCCGATCATGCCCGACTGCCTGTGGCGAAGCAGCTGCTTCATCAACTGATCCAGAACAACTCCACCCTGCCGGTGGTGGTTCTGGCCAACAAGCAG GACCTCGAAGGTGCATATTGCATCACCGATATCCACGATGCTCTGGCACTGTCTGATCTTGGGGACGAGAGGAAGATGTTCTTGATTGGTACCCACGTGGCAGAGGACGGCTCCGAGATCTCCTCCAGCATGAAGGATGCCAAGGAGCTGATAGCGCAGCTGGTTCTGGAAGCACAGTGA